In Asanoa sp. WMMD1127, one genomic interval encodes:
- a CDS encoding GPP34 family phosphoprotein, with amino-acid sequence MRLREELFLLGFDNAGKPAVHPDSLDIGVGGARLVELVLAGRVAVSGGRLGAIGVEPTGDHTDDGLLAAIRLAAQPPPLAGALAQLRLGAGEAVRTDLVAEGVVTKVAQRRLGLVPVTRYPADEAVVRAITVRLWYAAHGRSQPDEPTAALCGLVHAVLLHEHVFTTMPLAGLDQRLREIRAKLSDPVREIVDAVGTLVASAAFAIYR; translated from the coding sequence GTGCGCCTGCGTGAAGAGCTGTTCCTGCTCGGCTTCGACAACGCCGGCAAGCCGGCTGTCCACCCGGACAGCCTCGACATCGGCGTGGGCGGCGCCCGGCTGGTCGAGCTCGTGCTGGCCGGCCGGGTCGCCGTCAGCGGCGGCCGGCTGGGCGCGATCGGCGTCGAGCCGACCGGCGACCACACCGACGACGGCCTGCTCGCCGCGATCAGGCTGGCCGCCCAGCCGCCACCGCTGGCCGGCGCGCTGGCCCAGCTCCGCCTCGGCGCCGGCGAGGCCGTCCGGACCGACCTGGTGGCCGAGGGCGTGGTCACCAAGGTCGCCCAGCGCCGGCTCGGCCTGGTCCCGGTGACCCGGTACCCGGCCGACGAGGCGGTGGTCCGGGCGATCACGGTGCGGCTGTGGTACGCGGCACACGGTCGCTCGCAGCCCGACGAGCCGACGGCGGCGCTGTGCGGGCTGGTGCACGCGGTGCTGCTGCACGAGCACGTGTTCACCACGATGCCGCTGGCCGGGCTCGACCAGCGGTTGCGCGAGATCCGGGCCAAGCTGTCGGACCCCGTACGCGAGATCGTCGATGCCGTGGGCACCCTGGTGGCCAGCGCGGCGTTCGCGATCTATCGGTGA
- a CDS encoding acetamidase/formamidase family protein — MTDVLRYRPTAAELSYTFGGREPVARIKPGDILDTYTEDCFGGVVRGVGDLPSQVCEFPYLNPVTGPFFVEGAEPGDTLALHFVSIAPARDWAVSSTFPHFGALTATHTTAMLHDPLEERVWVYEVDKVNKLVRYTARNSDFTVDLPLDPMHGTVGLAPGAFEARMTIVPDVHGGNMDTPELRAGTTVYFGVNVPGALFALGDGHARQGQGEVSGVAVESAMDTVVAVELVKGVATPTPRLETDDHLMSAGSARPLEDAFRMSQHDLVTWVADAGKLDVLDSYQLISQAGEAPVGNVCDANYTMVAKVAKRYLPSVDMYQGAHARLRALADSYR; from the coding sequence GTGACCGACGTTCTCCGCTACCGGCCGACGGCCGCCGAACTGAGCTACACGTTCGGCGGCCGCGAGCCGGTGGCCCGCATCAAGCCCGGCGACATCCTGGACACGTACACCGAGGACTGTTTCGGCGGTGTGGTCCGCGGCGTCGGCGACCTGCCCTCGCAGGTCTGCGAGTTCCCCTACCTCAACCCGGTCACCGGGCCGTTCTTCGTGGAGGGCGCGGAGCCCGGCGACACGCTCGCCCTGCACTTCGTGTCGATCGCCCCGGCCCGCGACTGGGCCGTCTCGTCCACCTTCCCGCACTTCGGCGCGCTCACCGCAACGCACACCACGGCGATGCTGCACGACCCGTTGGAGGAGCGGGTCTGGGTGTACGAAGTGGACAAGGTCAACAAGCTCGTCCGCTACACCGCCCGCAACAGCGACTTCACCGTCGACCTGCCGCTGGACCCGATGCACGGCACGGTGGGCCTGGCGCCGGGCGCGTTCGAGGCCCGGATGACGATCGTGCCCGACGTGCACGGCGGCAACATGGACACGCCCGAGCTGCGCGCCGGCACCACCGTCTACTTCGGCGTCAACGTGCCGGGCGCGCTGTTCGCCCTCGGTGACGGGCATGCCCGGCAGGGCCAGGGCGAGGTCAGCGGCGTCGCCGTCGAGTCCGCGATGGACACCGTGGTCGCGGTCGAGCTCGTCAAGGGCGTGGCCACCCCCACGCCGCGGCTGGAGACCGACGACCACCTGATGTCGGCGGGATCGGCCCGGCCGCTCGAGGACGCGTTCCGGATGAGCCAGCACGACCTCGTGACCTGGGTGGCCGACGCCGGCAAGCTGGACGTCCTCGACTCGTATCAACTGATCAGCCAGGCGGGCGAGGCACCGGTGGGCAACGTGTGCGACGCCAACTACACGATGGTCGCCAAGGTGGCCAAGCGCTACCTTCCCTCCGTCGACATGTATCAGGGCGCCCACGCCCGACTACGCGCCCTCGCCGACAGCTACCGCTGA
- a CDS encoding APC family permease, with amino-acid sequence MLAYGLVFMVPIAPFAIFGSVFQVSGGMVALTYLVALVAMLFTANSYAQMVKAFPMAGSVYNYASRGIAPPVGFVAGWAILLDYILVPSLLYVVAAFSMNAIVTAIPTAVWLVVFVVVNTVVNYLGIKITANVTRWFLIAELAVLALVVVVFLIALGQGKGNGLSAGTALFNGDLFGWSLIFAAVGVAMLSFLGFDGISMLAEENREEARKIGRAMGGALIVAGVLFVLQTWLGSMLVPDPNALLNGGPVAGDEFAQAAEAASGHWMYVLTSLATALAWGIANAMVAQGATSRLLFAMARDRQLPSFLARVSPKHAVPTNAVFLVAGLSLVLGLTLWFTREADAIADLGRLVNFGALVAFIVLHVTVFWWYVVRNGSRDWVRHAILPALGLAMLIYVVVNQKIFAQLIGGIWVLIGVVVVAFLVATKRTPVLAGMSEEKTVDPDDNVTAAP; translated from the coding sequence ATGCTGGCCTACGGCCTCGTGTTCATGGTGCCGATCGCCCCATTCGCGATCTTCGGCTCGGTTTTCCAGGTCTCCGGCGGCATGGTCGCGCTGACCTATCTGGTCGCGCTCGTGGCCATGCTGTTCACGGCCAACTCGTACGCGCAGATGGTGAAGGCATTCCCGATGGCCGGATCCGTCTACAACTACGCGAGCCGCGGAATCGCGCCGCCGGTCGGATTCGTCGCGGGCTGGGCGATCCTGCTCGACTACATCCTCGTGCCGAGCCTTCTCTACGTCGTCGCCGCATTCTCGATGAACGCGATCGTGACGGCCATTCCGACCGCTGTCTGGCTGGTCGTCTTCGTCGTCGTCAACACGGTCGTCAACTACCTGGGCATCAAGATCACGGCGAACGTCACCCGCTGGTTCCTGATCGCCGAACTGGCCGTGCTGGCGCTGGTCGTCGTCGTCTTCCTGATCGCGCTCGGGCAGGGCAAGGGCAACGGGCTCTCCGCCGGCACCGCGCTGTTCAACGGTGACCTGTTCGGCTGGTCCCTGATCTTCGCCGCGGTCGGCGTCGCGATGCTGTCCTTCCTCGGCTTCGACGGCATCTCGATGCTGGCCGAGGAGAACCGCGAGGAGGCCCGCAAGATCGGGCGTGCGATGGGCGGCGCCCTGATCGTGGCCGGCGTGCTGTTCGTCCTCCAGACCTGGCTCGGCTCGATGCTCGTGCCCGACCCGAACGCGCTGCTCAACGGCGGCCCCGTCGCCGGCGACGAGTTCGCCCAGGCGGCCGAGGCGGCCAGCGGCCACTGGATGTACGTCTTGACCTCGCTCGCCACCGCCCTCGCCTGGGGCATCGCCAACGCCATGGTCGCGCAGGGCGCCACCTCCCGGCTGCTCTTCGCGATGGCCCGCGACCGGCAGCTGCCCTCGTTCCTGGCCCGGGTCTCGCCGAAGCACGCGGTGCCGACCAACGCGGTCTTCCTGGTCGCCGGCCTGTCGCTGGTGCTCGGCCTGACGCTGTGGTTCACCCGCGAGGCCGACGCGATCGCCGACCTCGGCCGGTTGGTCAACTTCGGCGCCCTGGTCGCGTTCATCGTGCTGCACGTGACGGTGTTCTGGTGGTACGTGGTCCGCAACGGCAGCCGCGACTGGGTCCGCCACGCGATCCTGCCGGCGCTGGGCCTGGCCATGCTGATCTACGTCGTGGTCAACCAGAAGATCTTCGCCCAGCTGATCGGCGGGATCTGGGTGCTGATCGGCGTCGTCGTCGTGGCCTTCCTCGTCGCCACCAAGCGGACGCCGGTGCTCGCCGGCATGTCCGAGGAGAAGACGGTCGACCCCGACGACAACGTCACCGCGGCCCCCTAG
- a CDS encoding MoxR family ATPase, with protein sequence MTQQTWDELGAPLPGPEFRAASDAIVANIEQVIEGKTATVRLALAVLLAEGHLLIEDVPGVGKTKLAKALARSIDCSVRRIQFTPDLLPSDVTGVSVYNQENHDFEFKPGAVFANLVVGDEINRASPKTQSALLECMEERQVTVDGTTYELQTPFMVIATQNPIEMEGTYPLPEAQRDRFTARIAMGYPDPGAELAMLDAHGAHDPLHALRPVSDAATVRRLIATVRDVHVADAVKQYAVDLVTATREAPDLRLGASPRAALQLLRTARAVAALESRDYVLPDDLQALAVPVLAHRIIPTADAQLARRTTDAIVADIVHRLPLPHDRSRNPYDTRPQSTDGRGDYRRM encoded by the coding sequence GTGACACAACAGACCTGGGACGAGCTGGGCGCGCCATTGCCCGGTCCCGAGTTCCGCGCCGCCAGTGACGCCATCGTGGCCAACATCGAGCAGGTCATCGAGGGCAAGACGGCCACGGTGCGGCTCGCGCTCGCCGTCCTTCTGGCCGAGGGTCACCTCCTGATCGAAGACGTGCCCGGCGTCGGCAAGACCAAGCTCGCCAAGGCGCTGGCCCGGTCGATCGACTGCTCCGTCCGCCGCATCCAGTTCACTCCTGACCTGCTGCCCAGCGATGTCACCGGCGTCAGCGTCTACAACCAGGAGAACCACGACTTCGAGTTCAAGCCCGGCGCGGTGTTCGCCAACCTGGTGGTCGGCGACGAGATCAACCGGGCGTCGCCGAAGACCCAGTCGGCGCTGCTCGAGTGCATGGAGGAGCGGCAGGTCACCGTCGACGGCACCACCTACGAGCTGCAGACGCCGTTCATGGTGATCGCGACGCAGAACCCGATCGAGATGGAGGGCACCTACCCGCTGCCCGAGGCCCAGCGCGACCGGTTCACCGCCCGCATCGCGATGGGCTACCCCGACCCGGGCGCCGAGCTGGCGATGCTCGACGCGCACGGCGCCCACGACCCGCTGCACGCCCTGCGGCCCGTCTCCGACGCGGCGACCGTACGCCGGCTGATCGCGACCGTGCGCGACGTGCACGTGGCCGACGCCGTGAAGCAATATGCGGTCGACCTGGTCACCGCCACCCGCGAAGCCCCCGACCTGCGGCTCGGCGCCTCCCCCCGGGCCGCCCTCCAGCTGCTGCGCACCGCGCGGGCCGTGGCGGCGCTGGAGTCCCGCGACTACGTGCTCCCCGACGACCTGCAGGCGCTGGCCGTGCCGGTGCTCGCGCACCGGATCATCCCGACCGCCGACGCCCAGCTCGCCCGCCGCACGACCGACGCCATCGTGGCCGACATCGTGCACCGGCTGCCGCTCCCCCACGACCGCAGCCGCAACCCATACGACACGCGCCCCCAGAGCACCGACGGACGCGGCGACTACCGGAGGATGTGA
- a CDS encoding DUF58 domain-containing protein, with protein MREALRGLTTRGRSFLAAGGAAALSALILGEKDLLRVAVLLAILPLLAAAYVGRSRYKLACSRSLEPHRVQVGASSRVILRLQNLSRLPTGTLLLEDRLPYALGSRPRVVLERLGAHQASSVAYTVRADVRGRYEVGPLVVRLTDPFGLCELSRSFPSVDRLTVIPQVVPLPSVRLVGEFAGTGDSRARSVAVHGEDDAATREYRRGDDLRRVHWKSTARVGELMVRREEQPWESRATVVLDTRQYGHRGEGPTSSFEWAVSAAASIAVHLRAAGYKLRLVTDAGVDVDAGEAGGEGTLLDHLADVKLTPRGDVGLLVERVRRRADGGLVIAVLGGLEPGETELLAALRGNNATCIAVLIDTSTWLNLAPEARAQADAAREAAALGLLSSGWRVVGAAHGDKLPALWPQAARGSQGFAYRATMAETVAGTLGVAR; from the coding sequence GTGCGCGAAGCGCTGCGCGGGCTGACCACGCGCGGTCGCTCGTTCCTGGCCGCGGGCGGCGCGGCCGCCCTGTCGGCCCTGATCCTGGGCGAGAAGGACCTGCTCCGGGTCGCCGTGCTGCTGGCGATCCTGCCGCTGCTGGCCGCGGCCTACGTCGGGCGCAGCCGCTACAAGCTGGCCTGCAGCCGGTCGCTCGAGCCACACCGCGTGCAGGTCGGCGCCAGCTCGCGGGTGATCCTGCGGCTGCAGAACCTGTCCCGGCTGCCGACCGGCACGCTGCTGCTCGAGGACCGGCTGCCGTACGCGCTGGGCAGCCGTCCCCGGGTCGTCCTGGAGCGCCTCGGCGCGCACCAGGCCAGCTCCGTCGCCTACACCGTCCGCGCCGACGTGCGCGGCCGCTACGAGGTCGGCCCGCTGGTGGTCCGGCTGACCGACCCGTTCGGGCTGTGCGAGCTGTCCCGGTCGTTCCCCTCGGTCGACCGGCTCACCGTGATCCCGCAGGTCGTGCCGCTGCCCTCGGTCCGCCTCGTCGGCGAGTTCGCCGGCACCGGCGACAGCCGGGCCCGCTCGGTCGCCGTGCACGGCGAGGACGACGCCGCCACCCGGGAATACCGGCGCGGTGACGACCTGCGCCGGGTCCACTGGAAGTCGACCGCCCGCGTCGGCGAGCTGATGGTGCGCCGCGAGGAGCAGCCCTGGGAGAGCCGCGCCACGGTCGTGCTCGACACGCGGCAGTACGGGCACCGCGGCGAGGGACCCACCTCCAGCTTCGAGTGGGCGGTCTCGGCCGCCGCCTCGATCGCCGTGCACCTGCGCGCCGCGGGCTACAAGCTGCGCCTGGTCACCGACGCCGGCGTCGACGTCGACGCGGGCGAGGCCGGCGGCGAGGGCACGCTCCTCGACCACCTGGCCGACGTCAAGCTGACCCCGCGCGGCGACGTGGGGCTGCTGGTCGAGCGGGTGCGCCGGCGGGCCGACGGCGGTCTGGTGATCGCCGTGCTCGGCGGGCTGGAGCCCGGCGAGACCGAGCTGCTGGCCGCGCTGCGGGGCAACAACGCGACCTGCATCGCGGTGCTGATCGACACGTCGACCTGGCTCAACCTGGCCCCCGAGGCCCGGGCGCAGGCCGACGCCGCCCGCGAGGCCGCCGCGCTGGGCCTGCTCAGCAGCGGCTGGCGGGTCGTCGGCGCGGCCCACGGCGACAAGCTGCCGGCGCTGTGGCCGCAGGCGGCGCGCGGATCGCAGGGCTTCGCCTACCGGGCCACCATGGCCGAGACGGTCGCCGGCACGTTGGGAGTGGCACGATGA
- a CDS encoding DUF3488 and transglutaminase-like domain-containing protein: MRSRRHMGLVAAIATLMASAPLSTIFEQWTWLIQCTIVIALIAGGATLARTARAPVWAQFLAMVVTLLLALTWLFPSGEEIAGIVPWTGTLEHFGALLTQSADDMRTFAVRVPDSDPLLFVTALGIGSVAVMVDLAVVGLRRPALAGLPMLAIYSVPVAVYSDSVSFLPFVVGAMGFLWLLVADKVDGVRRFGRRFTGDGRDVDVWEPSPLAAAGRRLAIVGVLAAVALPVAVPGMTSGLLARFNSGAGDGVGLGDGSGRPGRINLFAALQGQLRQTELVTFARVTTTDPDPFYLRFAVADDLTSEGFRSRTPQGRSLRQLEDPREAPRAGVSYQQYSAEVEMSTDYQMQFVPLYGQPIATEGLDNQWLYDTNQQVVFSNRQTARDKDYRFDFVRGNYTEEALRTAGEPDPNSLEVKRFTQVPPVRQVQTQVNSLITGEDTTYDKVMAIYRFFSAANNFRYDLQTEGGTSGEDIVNFLTNRKGYCQQYAATMAWMVRAAGIPARVAFGFTNGTSRDGDAMVLTNFNLHAWTEVYFGPEYGWVPFDATPRTGVPGAVRPDYAPDPDQPQLTPSATPSAGPGGADDDAADARGKEDPGGNEALPVAPPPTLPKWPFYTGGGILLGLLLLGTPAFRRTLLRRRRQASTAAAADSDLQPGAATVLPTSEAAVRSRAHAHAAWDELMDTLVDFRVPIDRTETPRATAERLATHELRGDTVGAVDGVRLLGRAEERARYARSPLTGPGLGAAVRDVRRGLAGRATRRTRLVAAVFPPSVLGRWRGALVDASTGVLTAMSRVRERLGRLSPRRLLTNRAR, translated from the coding sequence ATGAGGAGTCGGCGGCACATGGGGCTCGTGGCGGCGATCGCCACGCTGATGGCCTCGGCGCCCCTGAGCACGATCTTCGAGCAGTGGACCTGGCTGATCCAGTGCACCATCGTGATCGCCCTGATCGCCGGCGGCGCGACGCTGGCCCGCACCGCGCGGGCGCCCGTCTGGGCCCAGTTCCTGGCCATGGTGGTCACCCTGCTGCTGGCCCTGACCTGGCTGTTCCCCAGCGGCGAGGAGATCGCCGGCATCGTGCCGTGGACCGGCACGCTCGAGCACTTCGGCGCGCTGCTCACCCAGAGCGCCGACGACATGCGCACGTTCGCGGTCCGGGTGCCCGACAGCGACCCCCTGCTTTTCGTCACCGCGCTCGGCATCGGCTCGGTGGCCGTGATGGTCGACCTGGCGGTGGTCGGCCTGCGCCGGCCGGCGCTGGCCGGGCTGCCGATGCTGGCCATCTACTCGGTGCCGGTGGCGGTCTACTCCGACAGCGTCTCGTTCCTGCCGTTCGTGGTCGGCGCGATGGGCTTCCTCTGGCTGCTGGTCGCCGACAAGGTCGACGGGGTGCGCCGGTTCGGCCGGCGGTTCACCGGCGACGGGCGCGACGTCGACGTCTGGGAGCCCTCGCCGCTGGCCGCGGCCGGGCGCCGCCTGGCGATCGTCGGTGTGCTGGCCGCGGTCGCGCTGCCGGTCGCCGTACCCGGGATGACCTCCGGTCTGCTGGCCCGCTTCAACAGCGGCGCGGGCGACGGGGTCGGGCTCGGCGACGGCTCCGGCCGGCCGGGCCGGATCAACCTGTTCGCCGCGCTGCAGGGCCAGCTCCGGCAGACCGAGCTCGTCACCTTCGCGCGCGTGACGACCACCGACCCGGACCCGTTCTACCTGCGGTTCGCGGTGGCCGACGACCTCACGTCGGAAGGCTTCCGGAGCCGGACGCCGCAGGGCCGCAGCCTGCGCCAGCTCGAGGACCCGCGGGAGGCGCCGCGGGCCGGGGTGAGCTACCAGCAGTATTCGGCCGAGGTGGAGATGTCCACCGACTACCAGATGCAGTTCGTGCCGCTCTACGGCCAGCCGATCGCCACCGAGGGCCTCGACAACCAGTGGCTCTACGACACCAACCAGCAGGTCGTCTTCTCCAACCGGCAGACCGCGCGCGACAAGGACTACCGGTTCGACTTCGTGCGCGGCAACTACACCGAGGAGGCGCTGCGCACGGCGGGCGAGCCCGACCCCAACAGCCTCGAGGTCAAGCGCTTCACCCAGGTCCCGCCGGTCCGGCAGGTGCAGACGCAGGTCAACTCGCTGATCACCGGCGAGGACACGACGTACGACAAGGTGATGGCCATCTACCGGTTCTTCTCGGCGGCCAACAACTTCCGTTACGACCTGCAGACCGAGGGCGGCACCTCCGGTGAGGACATCGTCAACTTCCTGACCAACCGCAAGGGCTACTGCCAGCAGTACGCGGCCACGATGGCCTGGATGGTCCGAGCGGCCGGCATCCCGGCCCGGGTGGCGTTCGGGTTCACCAACGGCACCTCCCGCGACGGCGACGCGATGGTGTTGACCAACTTCAACCTGCACGCCTGGACCGAGGTCTACTTCGGGCCGGAGTACGGCTGGGTGCCGTTCGACGCGACGCCGCGCACCGGGGTGCCCGGCGCGGTCCGCCCGGACTACGCCCCCGACCCGGACCAGCCCCAGTTGACGCCGTCGGCGACCCCGTCGGCCGGCCCGGGCGGCGCCGACGACGACGCCGCCGACGCCCGCGGCAAGGAAGACCCGGGCGGCAACGAGGCCCTGCCGGTCGCGCCGCCGCCGACGCTGCCGAAGTGGCCGTTCTACACGGGCGGCGGGATCCTGCTCGGGCTGCTGCTGCTCGGGACCCCGGCGTTCCGCCGGACGCTGCTGCGCCGGCGGCGCCAGGCCTCCACCGCGGCGGCCGCGGACTCCGATCTGCAGCCGGGCGCCGCGACGGTGCTGCCGACGAGCGAGGCGGCGGTACGCAGCCGGGCACACGCCCACGCGGCCTGGGACGAGCTGATGGACACCCTGGTCGACTTCCGGGTGCCGATCGACCGCACCGAGACACCCCGGGCGACCGCGGAACGGTTGGCCACGCACGAGCTACGCGGCGACACGGTCGGCGCGGTCGACGGCGTGCGGCTCCTGGGCCGGGCGGAGGAACGGGCCCGCTACGCCCGCAGCCCGCTGACCGGCCCCGGCCTCGGCGCGGCGGTCCGCGACGTGCGGCGTGGCCTGGCCGGCCGGGCAACGCGGCGCACGCGCCTGGTGGCGGCGGTCTTCCCGCCGTCGGTGCTGGGCCGCTGGCGGGGCGCGCTGGTCGACGCCTCGACCGGCGTCCTGACGGCGATGTCCCGGGTCCGCGAACGCCTGGGCCGGCTCAGCCCGCGGCGCCTGCTCACCAACCGGGCCCGCTAG
- a CDS encoding GNAT family N-acetyltransferase translates to MRFRPALNTDAPAIAALHADSWRRFYRGAYTDAYLDGDVLADRLAVWTDRLADPDRRQLTIVAEPGKTDEPPVRHPDVAGAAPQSGTRQPPLAGFVHVYLDHDERWGSLVDNLHVADARRRGGLGSTLITRAARHVADRATTPALYLWVQEQNTAAQAFYAAHGGQVVERARISDPGGVPGRLNGRPTKLRITWPDARAIAHRP, encoded by the coding sequence ATGCGCTTCCGGCCCGCCCTGAACACCGACGCCCCCGCCATCGCCGCCCTCCACGCCGACAGCTGGCGGCGGTTCTACCGCGGCGCCTACACCGACGCGTACCTCGACGGCGACGTCCTCGCCGACCGCCTCGCCGTCTGGACCGACCGGCTCGCCGACCCCGACCGCCGGCAACTGACCATCGTGGCCGAGCCCGGAAAGACCGACGAACCGCCCGTGCGCCACCCGGACGTGGCCGGCGCGGCCCCACAGTCCGGAACCCGACAGCCGCCGCTCGCCGGATTCGTCCACGTCTACCTCGACCACGACGAGCGCTGGGGTTCGCTGGTCGACAACCTGCACGTCGCCGACGCCCGGCGCCGCGGCGGCCTCGGATCGACGCTGATCACCCGCGCCGCCCGCCACGTCGCCGACCGCGCCACCACACCCGCCCTCTACCTCTGGGTGCAGGAACAGAACACCGCGGCCCAGGCCTTCTACGCCGCACACGGTGGCCAGGTCGTGGAGCGTGCCCGGATCTCCGACCCCGGCGGCGTCCCGGGCCGGCTCAACGGCCGACCGACGAAGCTCCGCATCACCTGGCCGGACGCCCGCGCCATCGCCCACCGCCCCTGA
- a CDS encoding DUF3040 domain-containing protein — protein MPLSEHEQRLFEQIERSLAEDPKFASAVRASDPRFHARRRLILAAVVIIAGLALVVFGTVNKTPLLGVAGFVIMLGAAAFAMQSHRKGQQPDLHVVGGTASRRTRARRSGLLDRLEERWRQRPEGHR, from the coding sequence GTGCCGCTCTCAGAGCACGAGCAGCGGCTGTTCGAGCAGATCGAGCGGTCGCTTGCCGAGGACCCAAAGTTCGCCTCGGCCGTGCGCGCCAGCGACCCGCGTTTCCACGCGCGGCGTCGTCTGATCTTGGCCGCCGTCGTGATCATCGCTGGCTTGGCCCTGGTTGTCTTCGGCACGGTGAACAAGACACCGCTGCTCGGCGTGGCGGGTTTCGTCATCATGCTGGGTGCCGCGGCGTTCGCCATGCAGTCGCACCGCAAGGGACAGCAGCCCGACCTGCACGTCGTCGGTGGCACCGCCAGCCGCCGCACGCGCGCGCGGCGATCGGGCCTACTCGACCGTCTCGAGGAGCGCTGGCGTCAGCGCCCCGAGGGACACCGCTGA
- the dinB gene encoding DNA polymerase IV, producing the protein MGRSAVVPRGGDARFGPDADDTGCSILHVDMDAFFASVEVRKRPDLAGRPVVVGGIGPRGVVSSASYEAREYGVRSAMPTARARALCPGAVFLPVDGAAYGEASRAVMAIFSDVTPLVEPLSVDEAFLDVAGAARLLGSPATIAGLIRKRVADEEGLSCSVGVASTKFVAKLGSARAKPDGVVVVPRDQVLDFLHPLPVDALWGVGEKAAETLRRLGLATVGAVAEAPVGMLRSALGDAAAAHLHELSWGRDPRRVSVEHVEKSIGAEVTFDTDVADVEVIKRALLELSTKVGARLRRAGQAGRTVSIKVRLADFRTVNRSRTMGTATDVAREIFATAWALYQALRPGDRVRLVGVRVEGLTGSAGAVRQPELGAPERGWREAEAAADAAAARFGRSVVRPASLLTGERMEIRPRPSVVPLSDPRSPS; encoded by the coding sequence GTGGGACGCAGTGCGGTGGTGCCGCGTGGGGGTGATGCGCGGTTCGGGCCCGATGCCGATGACACCGGGTGCTCGATCCTGCATGTCGACATGGACGCGTTCTTCGCGTCCGTCGAGGTGCGCAAGCGGCCCGACCTGGCCGGGCGGCCCGTGGTGGTCGGCGGCATCGGGCCGCGCGGGGTCGTGAGCTCGGCGAGCTACGAGGCGCGGGAATATGGCGTACGCAGCGCCATGCCGACCGCGCGGGCCAGGGCGCTCTGTCCCGGTGCGGTGTTCCTGCCGGTCGACGGGGCGGCCTACGGCGAGGCGTCGCGGGCCGTGATGGCGATCTTCAGTGACGTCACGCCGCTGGTCGAGCCGCTCTCGGTCGACGAGGCGTTTCTCGACGTGGCCGGGGCGGCGCGGCTGCTCGGGTCGCCAGCCACGATCGCCGGGTTGATCCGGAAGCGGGTGGCCGACGAGGAGGGGCTCAGCTGCTCCGTCGGGGTCGCCTCGACCAAGTTCGTGGCCAAGCTCGGGTCGGCCCGGGCCAAGCCCGACGGCGTCGTGGTCGTGCCGCGCGACCAGGTCCTCGACTTTCTGCACCCCTTGCCGGTCGACGCGCTCTGGGGCGTGGGGGAGAAGGCGGCCGAGACCCTGCGCCGGCTCGGGCTCGCGACCGTGGGCGCGGTGGCCGAGGCGCCGGTCGGGATGTTGCGGTCGGCGTTGGGTGACGCGGCGGCGGCCCACCTCCACGAGCTCAGTTGGGGGCGTGATCCGCGGCGGGTCTCGGTCGAGCACGTGGAGAAATCGATCGGCGCTGAGGTTACTTTCGACACTGACGTCGCGGATGTCGAAGTGATCAAGCGGGCCCTGCTGGAGTTGTCGACCAAGGTCGGCGCGCGGCTGCGGCGGGCCGGGCAGGCCGGGCGGACCGTGTCGATCAAGGTGCGGTTGGCCGATTTCCGCACCGTCAACCGCTCGCGCACCATGGGCACCGCGACCGATGTGGCGCGGGAGATCTTCGCTACCGCTTGGGCCCTCTACCAGGCACTTCGGCCCGGCGACCGGGTCCGGTTGGTGGGGGTGCGGGTGGAGGGCCTGACCGGGTCGGCGGGCGCGGTGCGGCAGCCTGAGCTGGGTGCGCCGGAGCGCGGGTGGCGCGAGGCGGAAGCGGCGGCTGATGCGGCCGCTGCCCGTTTCGGGCGCTCTGTCGTCCGGCCGGCCAGCCTCCTCACGGGCGAACGGATGGAAATTCGACCCCGGCCGTCGGTCGTCCCGCTTTCCGACCCGCGAAGCCCCTCGTAG